A region from the Gossypium hirsutum isolate 1008001.06 chromosome A08, Gossypium_hirsutum_v2.1, whole genome shotgun sequence genome encodes:
- the LOC107949607 gene encoding putative GTP diphosphokinase RSH1, chloroplastic isoform X1 has translation MAFAPSLSVSVECVNICKFTKGEGSGRYDCSMLSCAWKAPRVLTGFLASTANPSHSSPFGYARHGRRNRIKPALDVGGWCSTDVTEFILLGKLYRSRVLRVGCKKWQLCSSSSDTSNDISPESLWEGLKPAISYLSSSELELVHNALKLAFEAHDGQKRRSGEPFIIHPVEVARILGELELDWESIAAGLLHDTVEDTNIVTFQRIEEEFGPIVRRIVEGETKVSKLGKLKYKNENDSVQDVKADDLQQMFLAMTEEVRVIIVKLADRLHNMRTLSHMPPCKQSSIAMETLQVFAPLAKLLGMYQIKSELENLSFMYTNPEDYAKVKRRIADLYKEHEKELMEANKILMKKIENDQFLELMTLKTEIRAVCKEPYSMYKSVLKSKGSISEVNQIAQLRVIIKPKPSVGVGPLCSSQQICYHVLGLVHGIWTPVPRAMKDYIATPKPNGYQSLHTNVIPFLYESMFRLEVQIRTEEMDLIAERGIAAHYSGRVFVTGLVGHAVPNGRNSRGKLVCLNNANIALRVGWLNAIREWQEEFVGNMSSREFVDTITRDLLCSRIFVFTPRGEIKNLPRGATVIDYAYMIHTDIGNKMVAAKVNGNLVSPAHVLANAEVVEIITYNALSSKSAFQRHKQWLQHAKTRSARHKIMKFLREQAALSAVEITTDRVNDFIACSEEDSEMEDLSHSSRQNRPLWEKILKNIVDFSTPGRSSEDASTAKDGSIWVPKVNGKHNKQVQDVGLKANGYLFSLGNGAAKMIPANNPPHKEVLPGLKSWQASKIASWHNLEGHSIQWFSVVCIDRRGMMAEVTTALAAVGITICACVAEIDRGRGMAVMLFHVEANLEIFVNACSRLDLILGVLGWSVGCSWPSTIENNQLQNC, from the exons ATGGCCTTTGCTCCTTCTTTATCCG TTTCTGTGGAATGTGTGAATATATGTAAGTTTACGAAAGGGGAAGGAAGTGGAAGGTATGACTGTAGCATGCTTTCGTGTGCTTGGAAAGCTCCAAGAGTCTTAACTGGATTTCTTGCAAGCACGGCTAATCCTTCTCATTCTTCCCCTTTTGGTTACGCTCGCCATGGGAGAAGAAATCGGATCAAACCA GCTCTTGATGTAGGAGGATGGTGTTCAACGGATGTTACTGAGTTTATACTGCTTGGGAAACTCTACAGATCAAGAGTGCTTCGTGTTGGTTGTAAAAAATGGCAGTTGTGTAGTTCATCATCAGATACCTCTAATGATATTTCTCCTGAAAGTTTGTGGGAG GGCCTGAAGCCTGCCATATCATACCTTTCATCTAGTGAGCTGGAGTTGGTCCATAATGCTCTTAAG CTAGCTTTTGAGGCACATGATGGTCAAAAGAGACGGAGTGGAGAACCGTTCATCATTCATCCAGTTGAAGTTGCACGTATTCTTGGAGAACTT GAATTGGATTGGGAGTCTATTGCAGCCGGATTGCTTCATGACACCGTAGAAGATACAAATATTGTTACATTTCAGAGAATAGAGGAGGAGTTTGGTCCTATTGTACGTCGCATTGTAGAAGGAGAGACTAAG GTGTCCAAATTGGGAAAGTTGAAATATAAGAATGAAAATGATTCAGTACAAGATGTGAAAGCTGATGATCTGCAGCAGATGTTTCTAGCCATGACAGAGGag GTTCGCGTCATCATTGTCAAATTAGCTGACAGATTACATAATATGCGCACTCTTTCACATATGCCTCCATGTAAACAG TCCAGCATTGCAATGGAGACATTGCAGGTCTTTGCTCCTTTGGCAAAATTGTTGGGGATGTATCAAATTAAG TCTGAACTTGAAAATTTATCCTTCATGTACACAAATCCTGAAGATTATGCCAAAGTGAAGAGAAGAATTGCAGACCtctacaaagaacatgaaaaagagCTCATGGAG gcaaacaaaattttgatgaaaaagaTTGAGAATGATCAATTCCTGGAACTTATGACTCTTAAAACTGAAATCCGTGCAGTGTGCAAGGAACCTTACAG TATGTACAAATCTGTGCTCAAATCTAAGGGTTCAATCAGTGAGGTTAACCAAATTGCTCAG CTTCGTGTAATCATAAAACCAAAGCCATCGGTTGGAGTTGGGCCTTTGTGCAGTTCACAGCAG ATTTGCTACCATGTTCTTGGTTTGGTCCATGGTATTTGGACCCCTGTTCCTAGAGCT ATGAAAGACTACATAGCAACACCAAAACCTAATGGCTATCAAAGTCTTCATACAAACGTAATTCCATTTTTGTATGAAAGCATGTTTCGCCTGGAAGTTCAG ATTAGAACTGAAGAGATGGATTTGATAGCTGAGAGAGGCATTGCTGCTCATTATAGTGGGAGAGTCTTTGTTACTGGTCTAGTTGGGCATGCTGTGCCAAATGGTAGAAATTCAAGAGGGAAACTAGTTTGCCTTAACAATGCAAACATAGCACTCAGG GTTGGTTGGCTCAATGCAATTAGAGAATGGCAAGAGGAGTTCGTTGGCAACATGAGCTCTAGAGAATTTGTAGATACCATTACCAGAGATCTCTTATGCAGTCGTATCTTTGTCTTTACCCCAAGGGGAGAG ATTAAAAATTTGCCTAGAGGGGCTACTGTTATTGATTATGCCTACATGATACACACCGACATTGGAAACAAAATGGTGGCGGCGAAG GTCAATGGTAATCTTGTTTCTCCCGCGCATGTGCTTGCCAATGCAGAAGTTGTGGAGATTATCACCTATAAC GCACTCTCAAGCAAATCAGCTTTTCAAAGGCATAAACAGTGGTTGCAACATGCTAAAACACGTAGTGCCAGGCACAAAATCATGAAA TTCTTGAGGGAGCAAGCTGCACTGTCTGCTGTGGAAATAACAACAGATAGAGTAAATGACTTCATTGCTTGTTCTGAAGAGGATAGTGAAATGGAAGACCTCTCGCATAGTTCCCGACAGAACAGACCTCTATGGGAGAAGATCCTGAAGAACATTGTGGATTTTTCAACCCCAGGAAGAAGTTCTGAAGATGCCTCGACGGCAAAAGATGGAAGTATTTGGGTCCCTAAGGTCAATGGGAAACATAACAAACAAGTACAGGATGTGGGTTTAAAGGCCAATGGCTACTTGTTTTCACTGGGCAATGGTGCTGCAAAAATGATACCTGCAAACAATCCACCTCACAAGGAGGTCTTGCCTGGTTTGAAAAGTTGGCAAGCCAGTAAAATTGCCTCGTGGCACAATCTTGAAGGACATTCTATCCAGTGGTTTTCTGTCGTTTGTATAGACCGACGAG GAATGATGGCTGAGGTCACAACAGCATTGGCAGCTGTAGGCATCACCATATGCGCCTGTGTG GCTGAGATTGATAGAGGAAGGGGAATGGCAGTCATGTTATTTCATGTCGAAGCCAACCTTGAAATTTTC GTTAATGCATGTTCAAGGCTCGATCTAATCCTGGGCGTTCTGGGATGGTCTGTCGGTTGTAGTTGGCCGAGCACAATAGAAAACAACCAACTTCAGAATTGCTAA
- the LOC107949607 gene encoding putative GTP diphosphokinase RSH1, chloroplastic isoform X2, translated as MAFAPSLSVSVECVNICKFTKGEGSGRYDCSMLSCAWKAPRVLTGFLASTANPSHSSPFGYARHGRRNRIKPALDVGGWCSTDVTEFILLGKLYRSRVLRVGCKKWQLCSSSSDTSNDISPESLWEGLKPAISYLSSSELELVHNALKLAFEAHDGQKRRSGEPFIIHPVEVARILGELELDWESIAAGLLHDTVEDTNIVTFQRIEEEFGPIVRRIVEGETKVSKLGKLKYKNENDSVQDVKADDLQQMFLAMTEEVRVIIVKLADRLHNMRTLSHMPPCKQSSIAMETLQVFAPLAKLLGMYQIKSELENLSFMYTNPEDYAKVKRRIADLYKEHEKELMEANKILMKKIENDQFLELMTLKTEIRAVCKEPYSMYKSVLKSKGSISEVNQIAQLRVIIKPKPSVGVGPLCSSQQICYHVLGLVHGIWTPVPRAMKDYIATPKPNGYQSLHTNVIPFLYESMFRLEVQIRTEEMDLIAERGIAAHYSGRVFVTGLVGHAVPNGRNSRGKLVCLNNANIALRVGWLNAIREWQEEFVGNMSSREFVDTITRDLLCSRIFVFTPRGEIKNLPRGATVIDYAYMIHTDIGNKMVAAKVNGNLVSPAHVLANAEVVEIITYNALSSKSAFQRHKQWLQHAKTRSARHKIMKFLREQAALSAVEITTDRVNDFIACSEEDSEMEDLSHSSRQNRPLWEKILKNIVDFSTPGRSSEDASTAKDGSIWVPKVNGKHNKQVQDVGLKANGYLFSLGNGAAKMIPANNPPHKEVLPGLKSWQASKIASWHNLEGHSIQWFSVVCIDRRG; from the exons ATGGCCTTTGCTCCTTCTTTATCCG TTTCTGTGGAATGTGTGAATATATGTAAGTTTACGAAAGGGGAAGGAAGTGGAAGGTATGACTGTAGCATGCTTTCGTGTGCTTGGAAAGCTCCAAGAGTCTTAACTGGATTTCTTGCAAGCACGGCTAATCCTTCTCATTCTTCCCCTTTTGGTTACGCTCGCCATGGGAGAAGAAATCGGATCAAACCA GCTCTTGATGTAGGAGGATGGTGTTCAACGGATGTTACTGAGTTTATACTGCTTGGGAAACTCTACAGATCAAGAGTGCTTCGTGTTGGTTGTAAAAAATGGCAGTTGTGTAGTTCATCATCAGATACCTCTAATGATATTTCTCCTGAAAGTTTGTGGGAG GGCCTGAAGCCTGCCATATCATACCTTTCATCTAGTGAGCTGGAGTTGGTCCATAATGCTCTTAAG CTAGCTTTTGAGGCACATGATGGTCAAAAGAGACGGAGTGGAGAACCGTTCATCATTCATCCAGTTGAAGTTGCACGTATTCTTGGAGAACTT GAATTGGATTGGGAGTCTATTGCAGCCGGATTGCTTCATGACACCGTAGAAGATACAAATATTGTTACATTTCAGAGAATAGAGGAGGAGTTTGGTCCTATTGTACGTCGCATTGTAGAAGGAGAGACTAAG GTGTCCAAATTGGGAAAGTTGAAATATAAGAATGAAAATGATTCAGTACAAGATGTGAAAGCTGATGATCTGCAGCAGATGTTTCTAGCCATGACAGAGGag GTTCGCGTCATCATTGTCAAATTAGCTGACAGATTACATAATATGCGCACTCTTTCACATATGCCTCCATGTAAACAG TCCAGCATTGCAATGGAGACATTGCAGGTCTTTGCTCCTTTGGCAAAATTGTTGGGGATGTATCAAATTAAG TCTGAACTTGAAAATTTATCCTTCATGTACACAAATCCTGAAGATTATGCCAAAGTGAAGAGAAGAATTGCAGACCtctacaaagaacatgaaaaagagCTCATGGAG gcaaacaaaattttgatgaaaaagaTTGAGAATGATCAATTCCTGGAACTTATGACTCTTAAAACTGAAATCCGTGCAGTGTGCAAGGAACCTTACAG TATGTACAAATCTGTGCTCAAATCTAAGGGTTCAATCAGTGAGGTTAACCAAATTGCTCAG CTTCGTGTAATCATAAAACCAAAGCCATCGGTTGGAGTTGGGCCTTTGTGCAGTTCACAGCAG ATTTGCTACCATGTTCTTGGTTTGGTCCATGGTATTTGGACCCCTGTTCCTAGAGCT ATGAAAGACTACATAGCAACACCAAAACCTAATGGCTATCAAAGTCTTCATACAAACGTAATTCCATTTTTGTATGAAAGCATGTTTCGCCTGGAAGTTCAG ATTAGAACTGAAGAGATGGATTTGATAGCTGAGAGAGGCATTGCTGCTCATTATAGTGGGAGAGTCTTTGTTACTGGTCTAGTTGGGCATGCTGTGCCAAATGGTAGAAATTCAAGAGGGAAACTAGTTTGCCTTAACAATGCAAACATAGCACTCAGG GTTGGTTGGCTCAATGCAATTAGAGAATGGCAAGAGGAGTTCGTTGGCAACATGAGCTCTAGAGAATTTGTAGATACCATTACCAGAGATCTCTTATGCAGTCGTATCTTTGTCTTTACCCCAAGGGGAGAG ATTAAAAATTTGCCTAGAGGGGCTACTGTTATTGATTATGCCTACATGATACACACCGACATTGGAAACAAAATGGTGGCGGCGAAG GTCAATGGTAATCTTGTTTCTCCCGCGCATGTGCTTGCCAATGCAGAAGTTGTGGAGATTATCACCTATAAC GCACTCTCAAGCAAATCAGCTTTTCAAAGGCATAAACAGTGGTTGCAACATGCTAAAACACGTAGTGCCAGGCACAAAATCATGAAA TTCTTGAGGGAGCAAGCTGCACTGTCTGCTGTGGAAATAACAACAGATAGAGTAAATGACTTCATTGCTTGTTCTGAAGAGGATAGTGAAATGGAAGACCTCTCGCATAGTTCCCGACAGAACAGACCTCTATGGGAGAAGATCCTGAAGAACATTGTGGATTTTTCAACCCCAGGAAGAAGTTCTGAAGATGCCTCGACGGCAAAAGATGGAAGTATTTGGGTCCCTAAGGTCAATGGGAAACATAACAAACAAGTACAGGATGTGGGTTTAAAGGCCAATGGCTACTTGTTTTCACTGGGCAATGGTGCTGCAAAAATGATACCTGCAAACAATCCACCTCACAAGGAGGTCTTGCCTGGTTTGAAAAGTTGGCAAGCCAGTAAAATTGCCTCGTGGCACAATCTTGAAGGACATTCTATCCAGTGGTTTTCTGTCGTTTGTATAGACCGACGAG GCTGA
- the LOC121204916 gene encoding receptor-like protein 9a translates to MEAKSFWVRLTTLVFIIRGWRQTVGCLEQERIALFQLKAFFNHPAELKDWVNVKGSNCCQWKRVECNITSKRVIDLFLDSTHQSNSNGYLNVSLFLPFEELKSLYLRNNKITDFVDNKVSLSSALNNLEFLDLTNNYFNDSILLKLKSLTNLKVLIESEIFNTFKVRKCNRY, encoded by the exons ATGGAGGCTAAATCGTTTTGGGTACGACTCACTACACTTGTGTTCATCATACGAGGGTGGCGACAGACTGTGGGGTGCTTGGAGCAGGAGAGAATTGCTCTCTTCCAACTTAAAGCTTTCTTCAATCACCCTGCCGAATTGAAGGACTGGGTAAATGTGAAGGGTTCGAATTGTTGTCAGTGGAAAAGAGTTGAGTGCAACATCACTAGTAAACGAGTAATAGATCTCTTTCTTGATTCCACACATCAAAGTAATTCAAATGGGTATCTCAATGTCTCTTTATTTCTTCCATTTGAAGAATTGAAGAGTCTTTATTTGAGAAACAATAAAATTACAGATTTTGTGGATAATAAAG TATCTTTATCATCTGCTCTCAACAACTTGGAATTCCTTGACTTAACCAACAATTACTTCAATGATAGTATCTTATTAA AATtgaagagtttgacaaacttgaAGGTGTTAATAGAATCAGAAATCTTCAATACTTTCAAg GTGAGAAAATGCAACCGATATTGA
- the LOC107949616 gene encoding receptor like protein 21-like: MLAQSDSLRFLRLSNNHLSGKITPTIFRSSSLYLLYLDGNNFDGNIPSIDISTIPSYPLQDLDLSNNNLSGELPRWKWNVSDLKALAVSNNQLKGLIPMELCYLDSLIILDLSKNNFSGPIPSCFDAQSIEHLHLSKNRLSGTLTNAFFNSSSLVTLDLSENQLTGEIPYGIGTLSALSVLLLKANYFIGEIPTEMCQLYSLSIIDLSQNKLFGSIPSCLSHLTLQPNYEKSSMRVGGTMLGGIMDSPNYFGMTEFEWSTLRGSMSLDVYPFIENQMEEKVDYTTKRASYTYKGNILELMSGIDLSCNRLTGEIPTEIGNLSEIRSLNLSHNNLTGHIPSMFSKLKQIESLDLSHNNLIGRIPIQLTELYTLAVFNVSYNNLSGSIPSPKTQFGTFDESSYMENPFLCGPLLHKNCVDLDSPPTVAPNTSNNEEESGLMDKYVFWVTFFVSYVIVLLVIVLILYINPYWRRAWFSFVEHCIKTCQYFIEDNLLRFPIFKRSG, from the coding sequence ATGTTAGCTCAAAGTGACTCGTTGAGGTTTCTTAGGCTATCAAATAACCATCTAAGTGGGAAGATAACCCCAACTATCTTTCGCTCATCTTCattatatttgttatatttagATGGCAATAACTTTGATGGAAATATACCGAGCATTGATATCTCAACTATCCCATCATACCCTCTTCAAGATCTGGATTTAAGTAACAACAATTTGTCTGGGGAACTCCCAAGATGGAAATGGAATGTGTCAGATTTAAAAGCATTGGCAGTATCCAACAATCAGCTCAAGGGTCTGATTCCGATGGAATTGTGCTATTTGGATTCTCTTATTATTTTGGACctctcaaaaaataatttttctggcCCAATACCATCTTGCTTCGATGCACAATCTATTGAACATCTCCATTTGAGCAAGAATAGATTAAGTGGAACCTTGACAAATGCATTCTTTAACAGCTCTTCCTTGGTGACTTTAGATCTTAGTGAAAACCAGTTGACTGGGGAAATTCCATACGGGATTGGAACTCTTTCGGCTTTAAGTGTCCTCCTTCTAAAAGCCAATTATTTTATCGGAGAAATTCCCACTGAGATGTGCCAATTGTATTCGTTAAGCATCATTGATCTTTCTCAAAATAAGCTTTTTGGTTCGATACCTTCTTGTTTGAGTCATCTAACTCTTCAGCCAAATTATGAAAAATCTTCAATGAGGGTCGGTGGGACGATGCTTGGAGGAATCATGGATAGTCCTAATTACTTTGGGATGACCGAATTTGAGTGGTCCACTTTAAGAGGATCTATGTCATTGGATGTATATCCCTTTATTGAGAATCAAATGGAAGAAAAGGTGGACTATACAACAAAGAGAGCATCTTACACATACAAGGGAAACATTCTTGAGCTCATGTCTGGAATTGATTTATCGTGTAATAGATTAACAGGTGAAATCCCCACAGAGATTGGAAATTTGAGTGAAATTCGATCATTAAACTTGTCACACAATAATTTGACTGGACATATACCGTCAATGTTCTCAAAGCTCAAGCAAATTGAGAGTCTGGATCTTTCTCACAACAACCTAATCGGAAGAATCCCTATTCAATTGACAGAGTTGTACACCTTAGCAGTCTTCAATGTGTCATACAACAACTTGTCAGGGAGTATTCCGTCTCCGAAAACTCAATTTGGAACCTTTGATGAAAGCAGTTATATGGAGAATCCTTTTCTCTGTGGGCCTCTCTTGCATAAAAATTGCGTCGACCTTGATTCACCCCCGACAGTAGCACCAAATACCTCAAACAACGAAGAAGAAAGTGGTTTGATGGACAAGTATGTTTTTTGGGTGaccttttttgtttcttatgtaATTGTGTTACTGGTTATTGTTCTCATCCTGTATATAAATCCTTATTGGCGTCGAGCATGGTTTTCTTTTGTTGAACACTGCATCAAGACCTGCCAGTATTTTATTGAGGACAATCTTCTGCGATTTCCCATCTTCAAAAGAAGCGGGTAG
- the LOC107949624 gene encoding putative receptor-like protein 16: MLDLSDNKIESLQSPHDGERPLNLTNLEELNLDSNSFTNRLLAQLSGFSNLKSLKIGSNQLKGSINIKELLDSLSNLEELDISQNEVKEFVPIKNKENGSLGKLKIATLDNVFTGGTTSLIQLLETFSSVKTLYLRQNHFNDTFSTQEELVLDSSSLNNNILQSIGVLASLKILSLNGCGLSGTLPTKGWCDLRKFEVLDLSENALEGTLPSCLAN; the protein is encoded by the exons ATGTTGGATTTGAGTGACAATAAAATTGAGAGCCTCCAATCTCCCCATG ATGGTGAAAGGCCactaaatttgaccaatttagaAGAGCTTAATTTGGATTCCAACTCCTTCACAAACCGTTTATTGGCACAGCTTAGTGGATTTTCCAATCTAAAGTCATTGAAGATAGGGAGTAACCAGCTTAAAGGATCAATAAATATTAAAG AATTATTAGATTCTTTGAGCAACTTAGAGGAGCTAGACATAAGCCAGAATGAGGTGAAGGAATTTGTGCCCATAAAGAATAAAG AAAATGGAAGTTTGGGAAAGCTAAAGATTGCTACATTAGACAATGTGTTCACTGGTGGAACTACTTCTCTAATACAGCTTCTGGAGACATTCTCATCTGTTAAGACCTTATATTTGAGACAGAATCACTTCAATGACACATTTTCTACTCAAG AGGAATTAGTGTTGGATTCGTCATCTCTCAACAACAACATTCTTCAAAGCATTGGTGTATTGGCTTCTcttaaaattttgtctttgaatgGTTGTGGGCTTTCTGGGACATTACCTACGaaag GATGGTGCGATTTACGGAAATTTGAGGTGTTGGATCTTAGTGAAAATGCTCTTGAAGGAACACTCCCTTCATGTTTGGCTAACTAG
- the LOC107949639 gene encoding 60S ribosomal protein L18-2 encodes MGIDLVAGGKSKKTKRTAPKSDDIYLKLLVKLYRFLVRRTGRKFNAVILKRLFMSKVNKPPLSLSRLIQYMKGKEDKIAVVVGTVTDDIRVYEVPALKVTALRFTETARARIEKADGECLTFDQLALRAPLGQNTVLLRGPKNAREAVKHFGPAPGVPHSHTKPYVRSNGRKFERARGRRNSKGFRV; translated from the exons ATG GGTATCGATTTGGTCGCCGGCGGCAAGAGCAAGAAGACAAAGAGAACTGCTCCGAAGTCCGATGACATCTACCTCAAGCTCCTCGTCAAG CTTTACAGGTTTCTAGTAAGGAGGACTGGGAGAAAATTCAATGCCGTGATTTTGAAGCGGCTTTTCATGAGCAAAGTCAACAAACCGCCGTTGTCTCTATCCAGATTGATTCAATACATGAAGGGCAAG GAGGATAAGATCGCTGTGGTAGTTGGGACGGTCACCGATGATATTCGAGTGTATGAAGTTCCGGCACTGAAAGTTACTGCATTAAGGTTCACTGAGACCGCGAGGGCAAGGATCGAGAAGGCCGATGGGGAATGTTTAACGTTTGACCAGCTTGCTCTTCGAGCACCTCTTGGGCAGAACACG GTTCTCCTCCGAGGTCCAAAGAATGCTCGTGAAGCTGTGAAGCACTTTGGACCAGCTCCTGGTGTGCCACATAGCCACACCAAGCCGTATGTGCGGTCAAATGGAAGGAAATTCGAGAGAGCTAGAGGAAGAAGGAACAGCAAAGGCTTCAGGGTTTGA
- the LOC107887033 gene encoding putative invertase inhibitor — translation MRLVINNVVLFVGIFCLYLSFSPPINAAGGNNPLVAHACEKVKAKDLCVSSLMAEHASKSADLATLALISIKVASNNGTNTSFYIKKSLDTQKLEPAVEQNFQDCEDNYISATQQLDGAVSSLVSKNYKDTKMFLESAIDDAITCDNGLRKMPGNQLELPHRNIMFRQLCINALDVVLFLTTS, via the coding sequence ATGAGGCTTGTCATAAATAATGTTGTATTGTTTGTAGGTATTTTCTGTCTTTACCTCTCCTTTTCACCGCCGATAAATGCTGCCGGTGGGAACAACCCGTTAGTTGCGCACGCTTGCGAGAAGGTGAAGGCGAAAGACCTTTGCGTCTCAAGCCTCATGGCAGAACATGCCAGCAAAAGTGCTGACTTAGCCACGCTCGCCTTGATATCGATCAAGGTGGCGTCGAATAATGGCACGAACACATCTTTCTATATCAAGAAGTCACTCGACACACAGAAACTGGAGCCGGCAGTGGAGCAGAACTTCCAGGATTGTGAAGATAATTACATATCGGCAACACAGCAGCTCGATGGCGCGGTATCGTCGCTGGTGTCGAAGAACTACAAGGATACAAAAATGTTTTTGGAATCGGCCATTGATGACGCGATCACTTGCGacaacgggttgaggaaaatgccTGGGAATCAATTGGAGTTGCCTCATAGAAATATCATGTTTCGACAACTATGTATCAATGCGTTGGACGTCGTTCTATTCTTGACGACTTCTTAA
- the LOC107953601 gene encoding protein SENESCENCE-ASSOCIATED GENE 21, mitochondrial, translating to MAKLFSTLVVNGIFNAISRRGYSAAASASRGVVKSGVRGGAASNAAVAKQAREETKEKVSWVPDPVTGCYRPENCGNEIDVAELRAVLLKKN from the exons atggctAAGCTTTTCTCCACTTTGGTTGTCAATGGAATCTTTAACGCTATCTCCAG ACGAGGATATTCGGCGGCGGCGTCAGCGTCACGAGGTGTTGTTAAGAGTGGAGTAAGAGGAGGAGCGGCAAGCAACGCTGCGGTGGCGAAGCAAGCAAGGGAAGAGACAAAAGAGAAGGTTTCGTGGGTTCCGGACCCGGTTACCGGATGTTATAGACCAGAGAACTGTGGGAACGAGATTGATGTCGCCGAGCTCAGAGCCGTGCTGTTGAAGAAGAACTAA